Below is a genomic region from Brassica oleracea var. oleracea cultivar TO1000 chromosome C9, BOL, whole genome shotgun sequence.
TAGCTTCTCTCCATCAACCATTAGTTCCTTCACCATCTCCCACGACGTTTTGGTATTAGTAGCTGGTTTTGAATTAGACCTTTTGTGCCACAGGTAGATGGATGACTCGACTCGGTTAGCTATCTCTATGGCTTGGTGTTCAGAGGATAAGTCAAGGCAATCAAGAAGATATTCAGGTGAGAATTGATCTGACGAAATGTATCTGTAGATCAAATCACCGAGGCATGATCTTCCTCTCTGAAAACATTTAACAAAAATGCAATTTACAGTTTAAAGATAGTAGCTGAATATATATTGTATATTGATTTGTTTTCTATTATTACCCGTGGAAGAGATTCGAGATATGATTCAGGGATCTCCATGTCCGCGAGTGTGATGCTGTTGATGGCCATAGCAGCTTTTAGTATCTGATTAGTGCAGTCTCGTTTATGCTGCAACTGTTTTCTTGAGTTCTCTTGCAAGCCTCCTGGTGAAACACGTGGAACCGGTAGCCACCATTTGTCTTCTTGTCTCTGAAAAGATTTTCGAAAAGAAGATGATCCGTCTGCTGCTGATTCGTGTGCCACGATTCCTTGGTCGACATACCAAAACTCAGTCTCCTCAAAGCTATCTAATATCTCCTGCAAAGAGGTAAGGAGAAGAAGATGAGGCCTTTGCTACAACTCTAAAGAGAAGCTAGAGAGGTAAAAGGGGTTCTTACGAGAAGCATGTTATCCAGTTTTCTGAGAGCTGGGAGGTTAACATAAAGGTCTGATCTTGGTCTGCAGGTCATTATCTACAAACAATGGCATCCAAAAAGCTAAGAATGTTTGCCAAATCCAAAAAGCCTAACAAATCCAAAATCCGCAATAAGCTAAGTACCTCGAGTTTGGTTCCATCAGGGAATGTTTGCCAAGTAGGAGTCATCTCAACAATGTGATCACTGACACAGAGAAGCCATTCCATTTCTCGTCTCCACATGTCTTTCTTCTCCTTAGGAAGAGGCTCTAACCTCCATAGTTGCCCGAACAAGGTAGCTTTATTGTTTACAAAGTCAAGCCTGTCAAGATCTGTCGAAAGAAGAACTAAATCAACAAGCCACGAGAGTGATGGTTTCACATACCACAAAGATTAGTGATGGCGTTAGAGATGGCAAGAGCAGTGCAGACGCCATTTCCAGAACCAGACATATCTTCTCCAAGTAGTAGCTTCGAAAACCTTTCCTTCATCATCTCAATCTCTACATTAGTCAGAACAGCATTTTAAATTAAACTCCAAGGGGTACCAAAGGTACGAACTTTAAGACTGAGAGTGTGAGTGAGGAATAAAAGCAAACAGTTGGTGGGTGCATTTGGACGAACCTGAGACTCTTGATTGTTTGGCACAGACGGGGCGAATCTTCTTATCTCCGTCGTCGACATTCTTCTTAGCTGTGAAATCCTCCGTAGTGCTAGGGCTTTGTTCCTCCTCCTCTCGTCTGATTGTTTCCGATATCAGAAAATCAGAGCTGCTGCTCTCTCTTCTTTTCTCTTCTACCTCTCGCATGTCGATTCTCAACTTCTCCGGCGAAGCACCCATTATCACTACGCCGGTCTCTCTCTCTCTCTCTCTCTTTCAACACAGTCTTCGATATCTAAACACGTGAAGCCAAAACGCTCTCGAAGGAAGGAAGGAAGGAGCCTCACTGGATATTCTCGTGCTTGAATCGCATTACCTTAATGAGCTCTTTCTTTCTTCAATCGAAGACTTGTGTGAGTGACGAGGCTCTCCTTGCTCTCTCCTCGATCTCTGCATCTTCAGCTTCTGTTTTAAAAACAACTACTTTATCTCTCTCTACGCACAAGTTGATTAACTATTATTATTAATCTTCGCGTTAATTGTAAACTAATCCAAATCGATGACGACAACATCCTTCCTTTTAATGTTTTTCATTATGGGAATCGTGTGGTTGACGGTATCCCCTCCGGTTTAGTTTTCTTCTTTCTTTTTTTGGTTATTTATTTCTCTCTCTCTCTTTTTATTTTTTTATTTTAAGGTTTTGATTGTGATTTGTTAACCACAAAATATTAGAACTACGTATTCTACAATATTTTTTTTTCTTGTTGGTAAAATGTATTCTACAAGATTTGTATATTGCATTCTATAAAATCATAATTGATATTTTAAGAAGAAAGTCGCATTCATCAAATGCTAGTTCTTCTAACAACAATTTGTATCTACTTGTCACGTTTATTATTACTCTTGAACATTCACAAATGTTCTTCTTGTTGGTGTCACTATTTTGGTTTAGGCCAATTGGACCCGACGTCTTCACTTGGACTCCTTACGAAAACTCCTTATGGATTTATATCACAGCTTCAATTTTTATTATACTTTGTGATATCAATTTTTTAAATTTTGTAAAGTTCGAAATTAGAATAACTAAATAACAAGGATAGAGAAAGTGAAAAGTAAGTTACAATTTCGACTGAATTATATCAATATATCTATATACTCTAATTCTAATTTTGTCAGATTTTATTCTTGTACTTTGACTTATCTGATCATGTTATTAGATAACTCAAAATACAAAATATTTTCTATTTTCTTTTTAAAGGTTAAAAAGCACTGCATCTGATTTAAAATAGTTTGAAATATAAAGTTTTCCAAATTTCAAAAGTGTTAATTTAACGAAGCATTCAATCCAGAACAATGAATGCGTCATCTCGTCAAGGTAAATATGAAAGAAAACACATTCAATACGTGAAAAGCTGATAAAATCCGATATCAATAATTTTCTTTCTAACGTTCAAAACAAAAATTTGTTTCGATGTTTTTGTTTTACATTGCTACATTTATCAAGTTCAATAAATGAATGGTGTAGCGTATAGGCTCTCCATAGTGACCACAACTTGGTCCAATCCTGAGGATAAAAGTAGAAAGTGATGCTTTGTCTTTGGCCAAACCTAACCATAATCTCCAACGGTTTTTTCCTGCCTTTGCGTATATGTTACGATCGAGTGGTCACACCTGTGTTTTATATTAATTTTAATGAAATTGTATAGAGTTTTTTTTTTTCTTGGGTAAAAATGTTAAAATTTATTACCATTTTCTTTTTTTACAGAACTACATAGAAACATGGAGAAGCAGATGCAAAATATTTAAACTAAAACACCTACTCAGCCTAAGCTATACAAAGAGAACAACTACGAGCAGAGCAACAAAACCATAGGACACAAACAAATCAGTACGACCACTTGCCACAAAATATGGAACCACTGTGAAGCACAAGACCTGAACCCGGTAGATTTGGCAGTACCCGATGATCAGATCTAAGAGAATGGCTCCTCAAGAACAACTCGCAAAAGACATCTTAACTGTAGCCACCATGGACAGAGAGCAACACCCGAGCAGCCTCACTCGCATAACATAAGACGAGCATTATTGCAGAGAGGGGACAACAGAGTAGCCACGAACAACAAGATAACCTATACAAAACGGGTTGAGAAGAAGCAGCCACTCTAAACAAAGCAGTCCGGAGCCATCGCAGTAACCGGAAGAACACATCCACTAGAAACGCAGATCGCCCGGGCGATTGGTTCTAGTGCTGGGATGACGTGTTCAAACCATGGTAATCCGAGACACAACCTAACCGAATGACCTGTTACATCTGATAATTCGATGTAAAAGGTTGTAAACTTGTAAAGATGGACTTGCGAAGATAAGTTAAACGTTTACTTATATTCAGAAAAAGTTAAACGTTTACTTATGCTTAGATAAGATTTTTATGGGTTTATAGAAGTTTCATATTTTGTTTTCTGGGGCGCTAATGTTAAGAAGTTCCATATCTTGTTCTTCATGTTTGCAAACTCTAAGACCATGGTAAATTTCACACAAGCTTTTGGGTTAAATTACACAAATTTCTTTTATGTGTATATATATATATATATATATATATATATATATATATATATTTTCATATATATGAGACCTGGCCGTAGTTTTTTGGGTGTAACTGGCCGTAGTTGAGATGTCTTATAAAGTATAAACTATATGTCTATGCATATATTTTAGATTGAAATACACACACATATATATATATATATATATATATATATATATATTGATAAAGAACTACATATATATATTTGGCATTTTCAAGTAGCGTCGTTAAAGATGTAGAAATGTCGAGCATTTCAAACAACTTAGTTTTTTGTCTCTTTGTTTTCTATCAATTGTCTTATTGTACGTCGTTGTTTCCCATTATAAGGTAAAAGTTGCTCCACCTTTTGTATTATAGACGCAACACGATGACGAGAGTAAATAAATGAATATGATACTTGAACAATTAAGTATCGTGAATCTGTGTTGTCTATTTTTTTCGCATTAAAAATTTAAGCTTTACATATTACTAAAACATAGTTAAATAATGAATTATTGGAGTTCAAGAAACCTAATATCGAATAAAGGAATATTATCTACTCATTCTATGCCAACAAACATTTCATCAGTTTTTATTTTATTCTTACGCTATATCATTATATATCCTAACGACAATGACTTTGGACTTACACTACCCAGTATGCATAATTAGGATTCTTAAAAATCTCATTTCTTTGAGCTACAAACTAAGTCATCTTTATATTTGCTTTTCAAATTTCTAATTCACAAAAAAGGTTAAGAGGTCTTGGGCAATTTGAAGATCAATGTTATAATATGTTGAAATCCATTGTTCAGTCGTGTATTAGTTAGCCATCCAGAAAGGTCATTAAAATTCCGGGATTAAGGTTTGACAACACAAGGATAAGACTAAGCTGATTTTTTTATATAAAAATCAAAGTTGTAAAACAAAGTATACATAGTACATAATATTAGTTTTTTTACTTGATTCAAAACAAAAAAAAAAAAATCCAAACCAAGAACCTATTTGAATGGCATTCAATACTTGGCTTTCATGTTTTATTTGAATCTTACTATGATCCCTTTACTATTGCTTATTGTTTTTGTTCACTATGTCTACGCTATGCTAAATGCATATAGTATGAATATTGTGTACACTATGGGTGGTTTTTTTTTTTTTTTTTTTTTTTTTTTTTTTTTTGAACACGTACACTATGGTGTATATAAACTTGCTTCCTGTTGATAATACATGGTGTACAAAATAATGTACATCGAGCTATACAATAAGGTACACTCCGTTGTACAACCTAGTGTACACTAGAGTGTACAATATACACTATAGTAGTATACCGGAGTGTACATCGTAGCATACACCCTACACCATAACATACATTAGAGTGTACACGGGGGCGTACAAACGGACGTGCACCGGAATGTACACCGGACGTACACCAAGGTGTACACATAGCGTACATCGGAGCGTACACTGCTGTGTACTCTGGGCGTACACCATAACGTACACTAAGAAATACACCGTAGAATACACTGTGGTGTAACGCAATGTACAATGCACTGCAGTGTACACCATAGCGTACACTAAGAAATACACCGTAGCATATACTTTAGCATACATGAAAGCGTACACGGGGGCGTACACCGGAGCGTAAACCAGGGAGTACACGGGGGCGTACACCGGGGCGTACACCGGGGCGTACCAGAGCGTAAACTAGGGCGTACACTGGAGCGTACACTTGGCATACACGGAGGCGTACACCGCTGTGTACAGTGTACAACGTATCATAAACCGCAATGTATAGTGTAATGTGGTTATAAATTTTAAAATAAATCTAAAGATTATAGGCTTCAATATATAGATTATTTACCGAAAAACTCAATATTTTCGTAAGAGTTAACACATAGATTTTGAGAAAAATTCAAAAAATATGATAACATTGTTTTAATACATTGTTGCATCTTTCAATAACATATGATGATGTTGAAAGAAGTTTTGAACCTTTGTTGTGTCTGTTTCTCTAGGGAATATCAATTTTATAGTTGTTAGTCCAATGATTTAGGGAGTATATGCAGTTTATTAAATTAATTAATAACAAATTAGAAAGATGTCCATGTACCCTGAAAATGAGTTTAGTATACATTAATACAAATGTATAATGTGGTTATAAATTTTAAAACAAATCTAAAGATTAATATCTTCAATATATAGAGCATTTACCAAAAAATTCAAAATTTTCGTAGGGGGTTAAACACATAGATTTTGAGAAAAAATCAAAAAATATGACTATACTGTTTTATTACATAGTTGAATCTTGCAATAACATATGATGATGGCCAAAGAGGTTTGGAACTTTTGTTTCTGCGTTTCTCAAGAGAATAGCGATTTTATAGTGGTTAGTCAACTAGTTTAGAAAGTATATGCAGTTTTACTAAATTAATTGATTAAAAATTAGAACGATGCCCCTGTACCATAAAATGGAGTTTAACATACATTAGTAAAAATGAAGAATATGGCTAGAAATTTTAAAACAGCACTAAAAATAATAGGCTTCAGTATATATAACATTTACCGAAAAATTCAATATTTTCGTAAGGGTTAACACATAGATTTTGAGAAAAATTCAAAATTATGACAATACTGTTATAACACATAGTTGTATAATACACAAACAAAAAATGATGGTCAAATAGGTTTGGAACTTTTGTTGTCTCCGTTTCTCAAGATAATAACGATTTTACTATGGTTATTCCATTGATTTAAGGAGTATATGCAGTTTTACTAAATTAATTGATAAAAAATAAGAACGATGCTCATGTACCATGAAAAAGAGTTCAACATACATTAACAAAAATGTAGAATGTGGTTATAAATTTTAAAATAACACCAAAGATTATAGGCTTCAGTATATAGAGCATTTAACAAAAAACTCAATATTTTCGTAGGGGTTAAACACATAGATTTTGAGAAAAATTCAAAAAAGATGACAATACTGTTTTAATACATTGTTGCATCCTTCAATAACATATGATGATGTTGAAAGAAGTTTTGAACCTTTGTTGTCTCCGTTTCTCTAGGGAATATCAATTTTATAGTAGTGACTCCACTGATTTAGGGAGTATATACAGTTTACTAAATTAATTAATAACAAATTAGAACGATGTCCATGTACCATGAAGATGAGTTTAGTATACATTAATACATATGTATAATGTGGTTATAAATTTTAAAACAAATCTAAAGATTATTATCTTCAATATATAGAGCATTTACCGAAAAACTCAATATTTTCNNNNNNNNNNNNNNNNNNNNNNNNNNNNNNNNNNNNNNNNNNNNNNNNNNNNNNNNNNNNNNNNNNNNNNNNNNNNNNNNNNNNNNNNNNNNNNNNNNNNNNNNNNNNNNNNNNNNNNNNNNNNNNNNNNNNNNNNNNNNNNNNNNNNNNNNNNNNNNNNNNNNNNNNNNNNNNNNNNNNNNNNNNNNNNNNNNNNNNNNNNNNNNNNNNNNNNNNNNNNNNNNNNNNNNNNNNNNNNNNNNNNNNNNNNNNNNNNNNNNNNNNNNNNNNNNNNNNNNNNNNNNNNNNNNNNNNNNNNNNNNNNNNNNNNNNNNNNNNNNNNNNNNNNNNNNNNNNNNNNNNNNNNNNNNNNNNNNNNAATTTGTAATGTGGTTATAAATTTTAAAACAAATCTAAAGATTATAGCCTTCAATATATAGATCATTTACCGAAAAACACAATATTTTCGTAAGGGTTAACACATAGATTTTGAGAAAAATTCAAAAAATATGATAACACTGTTTTAATACATTGTTGCATCCTTCAATAACATATGATGATGTTGAAAGAAGTTTTGAACTTTTGTTGTCTCCGTTTCTCTAGGGAATATCAATTTTATAGTTGTTAGTCCAATGATTTAGGGAGTATATGCAGTTTATTAAATTAATTAATAACAAAGTAGAACGATGTCCATGTTCCCTGAAAATGAGTTTAGTATACATTAATACAAATGTATAATGTGGTTATAAATTTTAAAACAAATTTAAAGATTTATATCTTCAATATATAGAACATTTACCGAAAAACTCAATATTTTAGTAGGTTAATACATAGATTTTGAGAAAAATTCAAAAAATATGATAACACTGTTTTAATACATTGTTGCATCCTTCAATAACATATGATGATGTTGAAAGAAGTTTTGAACTTTTGTTGTCTCCGTTTCTCTAGGGAATATCAATTTTATAGTTGTTAGTCCTTTAGAAAGTATATGCAATTTTACTAAATTAATTGATTAAAAATTAGAACGATGCCCCTGTACCATAAAATGAAGTTTAGCATACATTAGTAAAAATGAAGAATATGGCTAGAAATTTTAAAACAACACTAAAAATAATAGGCTTCAATATATATAACATTTACCGAAAAATTCAATATTTTCGTAGGGGTTAACACATAGATTTTGAGAAAAATTCAAAATTATGACAATAATGTTTTAACACATAGTTGCATCTCACACAAACATATAATGATGGTCAAATAGGTTTGGAACCTTCGTTGTCTCCATTTGTCAAGATAATAACGATTTTACTGTGGTTATTCCGTTGATTAAAGGAGTATATGCAGTTTTACTAAATTAATTTAAAAAATATAAGAACGATGCTCATGTACCATGACATAGAGTTTAACATACATTAACACAAATGTAGAATGTGGTTAGAAATTTTAATACAACACTAAAGATTATAGGATTCAGTATATAGAACATTTAACGAAAAACTCAATATTTTCGTAGGGGTTAACACATAGATTTTGAGAAAAATTTAAAAAAGATGACAATAATATTTTAATACATTGTTGCATCCTTTAAAAACATATGATGATGTTGAAAGAAGTTTGGAACCTTTGTTGTCTCCGTTTCTCTAGGGAATATCAATTTTACAGTTGTTAGTCAACTGATTTAGGGAGTATATGCAGTTTACTAAATTAATTAATAGCAAATTAGAACGATGTCCATGTACCCTAAAAATGAGTTTAGTATACATTAATAGAAATGTATAATGTGGTTATAAATTTTAAAACAACTCTAAAGATTAATATCTTCACTATATAGAGCATTTACCGAAAAACTCAATATTTTCGTAGGGGGTGGTTAACACATAGATTTTGAAAAAAATTCAAAAAATATGACTATATTGTTTTAACACATAGTTGAATCCTGCAAAACATATGATGATGGTCAAAGAAGTTTGGAACCTTTTTGTGTTCATTTCTCAAGAAAATATCGATTTTATAGTGGTTAATCCACTAATTTAGAAAGTATATGCAGTTTTACTAAATTAATTGATAAAAAATATAACGATGTTCATGTACCATGAAAAGGAGTCTAGCATACATTGATACAAATGTTAATGTGGTTATAATTTTTTTAAAAAATCTAAAGATTATAGGCTTCAATATATAAATCATTTACCGAAAAACTCAACATTTTCGTAGGGGTTAACACATAGATTTTGAGAAAAATTNNNNNNNNNNNNNNNNNNNNNNNNNNNNNNNNNNNNNNNNNNNNNNNNNNNNNNNNNNNNNNNNNNNNNNNNNNNNNNNNNNNNNNNNNNNNNNNNNNNNNNNNNNNNNNNNNNNNNNNNNNNNNNNNNNNNNNNNNNNNNNNNNNNNNNNNNNNNNNNNNNNNNNNNNNNNNNNNNNNNNNNNNNNNNNNNNNNNNNNNNNNNNNNNNNNNNNNNNNNNNNNNNNNNNNNNNNNNNNNNNNNNNNNNNNNNNNNNNNNNNNNNNNNNNNNNNNNNNNNNNNNNNNNNNNNNNNNNNNNNNNNNNNNNNNNNNNNNNNNNNNNNNNNNNNNNNNNNNNNNNNNNNNNNNNNNNNNNNNNNNNNNNNNNNNNNNNNNNNNNNNNNNNNNNNNNNNNNNNNNNNNNNNNNNNNNNNNNNNNNNNNNNNNNNNNNNNNNNNNNNNNNNNNNNNNNNNNNNNNNNNNNNNNNNNNNNNNNNNNNNNNNNNNNNNNNNNNNNNNNNNNNNNNNNNNNNNNNNNNNNNNNNNNNNNNNNNNNNNNNNNNNNNNNNNNNNNNNNNNNNNNNNNNNNNNNNNNNNNNNNNNNNNNNNNNNNNNNNNNNNNNNNNNNNNNNNNNNNNNNNNNNNNNNNNNNNNNNNNNNNNNNNNNNNNNNNNNNNNNNNNNNNNNNNNNNNNNNNNNNNNNNNNNNNNNNNNNNNNNNNNNNNNNNNNNNNNNNNNNNNNNNNNNNNNNNNNNNNNNNNNNNNNNNNNNNNNNNNNNNNNNNNNNNNNNNNNNNNNNNNNNNNNNNNNNNNNNNNNNNNNNNNNNNNNNNNNNNNNNNNNNNNNNNNNNNNNNNNNNNNNNNNNNNNNNNNNNNNNNNNNNNNNNNNNNNNNNNNNNNNNNNNNNNNNNNNNNNNNNNNNNNNNNNNNNNNNNNNNNNNNNNNNNNNNNNNNNNNNNNNNNNNNNNNNNNNNNNNNNNNNNNNNNNNNNNNNNNNNNNNNNNNNNNNNNNNNNNNNNNNNNNNNNNNNNNNNNNNNNNNNNNNNNNNNNNNNNNNNNNNNNNNNNNNNAAAATTCAATATGTTCGTAGGGGTTGGTAACACATAAATTTTGAGAAAATTTTAAAAAATATGACAATACTGTTTTATTACATAGTTGAATCTTGCAATAACATATGATGATGGCCAAAGAGGTTTGGAACCTTTGTTTTTTCTGTTTCTCAAGAGAATGACGATTTTATAGTGGTTAGTCAACTAGTTTAGAAAGTATATGCAGTTTTACTAAATTAATTGATTAAAAATTAGAACGATACCCGTGTACCATAAAATGGAGTTTAGCATACATTAGTTAAAATGAAGTATATGGCTAGAAATTTTAAAACAACACTAAAAATAATAAGCTTCAGTATATATAACATTTACCGAAAAATTCAATATTTTCGTAGGGGTTAACACATAGATTTTGAGAAAAATTCAAAATCATGACAATACTGTTTTAACACATAGTTGCATCTTACACAAACATATAATGATGGTCAAATAGGATTGGAACCTTCGTTGTCTCCGTTTCTCAAGATAATAACGATTTTACTGTGGTTATTCCATTGATTAAAGGAGTATATGCAATTTTACTAAATTAATTGATAAAAAACAAGAACGATGCTCATGTACCATGAAAAAGAGTTTAACATACATTAACACAAATGTAGAATGTGGTTAGAAATTTTAAAACAACACCAAAGATTATAGGATTCGGTATATAGAGCATTTAACGAAAAACTCAATATTTTCGTAGGGGTTAACACATAGATTTTGAGAAAAATTCAAAAAAGATGACAATACTATTTTAATACATTGTTGCATTCTTCAATAAAATATGATAATGTTGAAGGAAGTTTTGAACCTTTGTTGTCTCCGTTTCTCTAGGGAATATCAATTTTATAGTGGTTAGTGTACTGATTTAGGGAGTATATGCAATTTACTAAATTAATTAATACCAGATTAGAACGATGTCCATTTACCCTGAAAATGAGTTTAATATTCATTAATACAAATTTATAATGTGGTTATATATTTTAAAATAAATCTAAAGATTAATATCTTCAATATATAGAGCATTTACCGAAAAACTTAATATTTTCAAAATAATTCAAAAAATATTATTATATTGTTTTAACACATAGTTAAATCCTTCAAAAAATATGATGATGGTTAAAGAAGTTTAGAATATTTTTTGTGTCCATTTCTCAAGAAAATATCTATTTTATAGTTGTTAGTCCACTAATTTGGAAAGTATATACAATTTTACTAAATTAATTGATAAAAAATATAACGATGTTCATGTACCATGAAAATGAGTTTAGCATACATTGATACAAATGTTAATGTGGTTATAATTTTTTTTAAAAATCTAAAGGTTATAGGCTTCAATATATAGATCATTTACCGAAAAACTCAATATTTTCGTAGGAGTTAACACATAGATTTTGAGAAAAATTCAAAAAATATGACAATACATTTTTAATACATAGTTGAATCTTGCAATAAAATATGATGTTGGCAAAGAGATTTGAAACCTTTGTTGTCTCTGTTTCTCAAGAGAATAGCGATTTTAAAGTGGTTAGTCAACTAGTTTAAAAAGTATATGCAGTTTTACTAAATTAATTGATTAAAAATTAGAACGATGCTCATGTACCATAAAATGGAGTCAAGCATACATTAGTAAAAATGAAGAATATGGTTAGAAATTTTAAAACAATACCATAGATTATAGGTTTCAGTATATAGAGCATTTAACGAAAAACTCAATATTTTCGTAGGGGTTAACACATAGATTTTGAGAAAAATTCAAAAGTATGAAAATACTATTTTAATACATTGTTGCATCCTTCAATAACATATGATGATGTTGAAAGAAGTTTTGAACTTTTGTTGTCTCCGTTTCTCTAGGGAATATAAATTTTATAGTGGTTAGTCC
It encodes:
- the LOC106318684 gene encoding rop guanine nucleotide exchange factor 7, producing the protein MGASPEKLRIDMREVEEKRRESSSSDFLISETIRREEEEQSPSTTEDFTAKKNVDDGDKKIRPVCAKQSRVSEIEMMKERFSKLLLGEDMSGSGNGVCTALAISNAITNLCATLFGQLWRLEPLPKEKKDMWRREMEWLLCVSDHIVEMTPTWQTFPDGTKLEIMTCRPRSDLYVNLPALRKLDNMLLEILDSFEETEFWYVDQGIVAHESAADGSSSFRKSFQRQEDKWWLPVPRVSPGGLQENSRKQLQHKRDCTNQILKAAMAINSITLADMEIPESYLESLPRRGRSCLGDLIYRYISSDQFSPEYLLDCLDLSSEHQAIEIANRVESSIYLWHKRSNSKPATNTKTSWEMVKELMVDGEKLELMADRAESLLISLKQRFPGLPQTALDMSKIQYNKDIGKSILESYSRVLESLAFNIVARIDDLLFVDDLTRHSSDQIPTTLGNNGTDALKNNALSATTYTTPSYSPAKAELRTSVTTVPPSPSRFKIPHSSSVKRVLTAYVTKNEPRLKDIQVERSSRSSSSERLSLEKCMKESLNVSNLDPGI